One Hippoglossus hippoglossus isolate fHipHip1 chromosome 13, fHipHip1.pri, whole genome shotgun sequence genomic window carries:
- the tirap gene encoding toll/interleukin-1 receptor domain-containing adapter protein yields MHGWFQKLLKSRISLSSQHEEKASKTSVLTSFSYTSTSSSSSSSEPKNPPSALSSHLRWRRKYDLLVCHSLADSDIEEAKGLVSFLEASPRSLRCFLWQRDVCPGGPMFTEFCQAVQESHLQALLITPDFLQEEWCMYMMNQALAEGPMSKRLIPLIQNLSHDQYPQEIKFFFYINLSRNIDRGYSVINTTVLKYLEDLVKNERTHDSNVDISHNGLSWKGRSDAEKK; encoded by the exons ATGCATG GTTGGTTCCAAAAACTCTTGAAATCAAGAATATCGTTGTCATCCCAACATGAAGAAAAAGCTAGCAAGACAAGTGTATTGACATCATTTTCATATACATCaacatcatcgtcatcatcatcatctgaacCCAAAAATCCGCCGTCTGCTCTGAGCTCACACCTGAGATGGAGACGAAAATATGACTTGCTCGTGTGCCACAGTCTCGCCGACAGTGACATTGAGGAGGCCAAGGGCCTGGTCTCTTTCCTGGAGGCTTCACCCCGCAGCCTCAGGTGCTTCCTCTGGCAAAGGGACGTCTGTCCAGGAGGTCCAATGTTCACAGAATTCTGCCAGGCTGTGCAGGAGAGCCACTTGCAGGCTCTGCTCATCACTCCTGACTTCCTGCAGGAAGAGTGGTGCATGTACATGATGAACCAGGCTCTGGCGGAGGGGCCCATGTCCAAGCGACTGATTCCTCTGATACAGAACCTATCCCACGATCAGTACCCTCAGGAAATCAAGTTCTTCTTCTATATTAACCTGAGCAGGAACATTGACCGAGGATATAGTGTCATCAACACCACGGTGCTCAAGT ACCTAGAAGACCTGGTTAAAAATGAGAGGACACACGACTCCAACGTGGACATCTCTCACAACGGACTAAGCTGGAAGGGCAGAAGTGATGCAGAAAAGAAATGA